The genomic segment AGGTTTTTCACTTCAACAATTTTCTCCATTTCGCTTTCCTCCTTTAATCTTTCATTTTCGGATCAAGTGCATCACGTAGTCCATCCCCAATTAAGTTGAACGCAATCATAAGTAAACTTATGACAACCGCCGGGAAGAACAAAATATGTGGCTGATACTCAATGAATTTATAACCATCATTAATAAGTGTTCCAAGAGAAGCATTCGGCGCTTGAAGGCCAAGTCCTATAAAGCTTAAAAATGCCTCAAAGAAAATTGCTGTAGGAATTGTGAACATCATATTTATGACAATAATCGCCATGATATTCGGCAGTAAGTGCTTGCTGATAATTCGTGTATCGCTTGCACCTAAGGTTTTAGCTGCCAAGACGAATTCCTGTGTTTTGTATTTAAGAACTTGTCCGCGTACAATACGGGACATTCCAATCCATCCTGTTATCGATATGGCTATGATAATGGACAATATGCCCGGATCCATGATCATAATCATAAGAATAACGATGACCAGTGTCGGAACTCCAATTAGCACTTCGACAATTCGTTGCATGACATCGTCGGTTCGGCCTCCGTAATAACCGGAAATTCCGCCGTAGATGACGCCTATCACAACATCAATGATAGCGGCTACGAATGCGATTAACAGTGAGATTTGCGTTCCTTTCCAGAGACGTGAAAACAAATCGCGCCCTAGGCTATCCGTGCCGAACCAGTAGTTAACTTCTACTTTCTTTAACTCATACAGATTAACTGTTTTAGAACCCAGTTTACCTTCGCCATCAAAAATACCTAATTTTTCAAGCCCTGGAATTTTAGGCGGTAAGCTTGCATGCGCAACTTTTACATCCTCTGGATCATGTTCAACCATGAAAGGACCTGCAAATGCCATAAATACAATAAACACAAGAATGAACATACTGACGATAGCCGCTTTGTTTTTTCGGATCCGAAGCCAAGCATCCTGCCAGAAACTCAAACTCGGTTTCGAAATTTTTTCGGCATGCGAGCTATCGATTGTAATCCGCTCAAACGAATCTTTTGGTAGTTTCTTCATGTTAGTAGTCATTACTTGGAACCTCCAGACAAACGGATACGCGGATCAATGACCCCATAAAGAATATCCACTATTAATATAATCACAATTAGGAATACCGAGAAGAACATTGTTGTACCCATGATGACAGCGAAGTCGTTCGAGTTAATTGATTTAACGAACTGTTCACCTATACCTGGGATTGCGAAAATCTGCTCAACTACAAGTGATCCTGTTAATAGTCCTGCTGCAACTGGTCCAAGGACTGTGATTAGCGGAATAAGCGCATTACGGAATGCGTGTTTGAAAGCGATTTCAAACCAATTTGCGCCTTTCGCTTTTGCTAGCAAAATATAGTCTGAGCTTAATACTTCTATCATTTCTGTTCGGATGAATCTTGCCGCGATAGCAATAGGTCCCATCGCAAGTGCGATTGAAGGTAGTATACTGGACTTCCAACCTTCCCACAGGCCAACTGGTAGCACTCCAAGCCATACTGCAAAGACATATTGCAGCAATACTGCAAAAACAAAGGACGGTATGGAGATACCGAGAATTGCGATAATGGTACTACCATAATCCCAAACTGTATTTTGTTTCAACGCGGCAATCATTCCGAGAATAATTCCGATTAAGGTCCCGAAAATAAGTGCCTGAGATCCTAAAATCGCCGAGTATTTCAGTTTTTTCACAATAAGTGTTGTGACATCTGCATTTTTATATTGAAACGATACACCAAAGTCACCTTTTGCAAGGTTCCCCATATAGCGGGCGTACTGTACGGGAATCGGATCGTTCAATCCATACTTCTCATAAACGACTTCCCTTTGCTCAACGGATAATTTTGCTGCGGAAGCTAACGGGGACCCTGGAAGCAGTTTCATTAGAACAAATGTAAACGATGCTATCAAGAATAGTGATAGGAACATATAAATCACACGTTTAGTGATATACTTTGCCATTTTCGCACCTCCTATATTTCATAGATGAATTTAATTAAAAAACTATTAATTCTAGCAAATAATACAACGAATTTTTAGTTAGTTTAACCTCAGTGAAAAAGAGAGTACATGGTCATAAATGCCCATATACTCTCTTTTCTATAAGATTTTAAGCTAACAAGTTATACTTCTTACTTTTCTGCAGCTTCCATATACGTCCATTTGTAGCTATAGTCGCCACCGAATGGATGTGTAGCAAGACCTTTTACAGCAGGGTTCATAAGAACCATTCTTCCGCGTTGATACTGAGGTACAAGACCTGCATCATCTTCAAGAAGAATTTTTTCAGCTTTTGCAAATGCTTCAAAACGAGCTACTGGATCAGTTGCAATTGTAGTTTTTGTAGATTCAATAAGCTTGTCATACTCTGGGTTAGAGTAATTCATTTTGTTTTGTGGACTTCCCGTTACGAACAATTCCATGAACGAGATTGGATCCTGGAAGTCAGGGCCCCATCCTGCTGATTGAACATCATAATCACTTGTATCATCAAGTTCAAGACGAACAGCAAAAGGAACTTCTTTCAGTTTGATTGTCAAACCTGGAAGGTTTCTTTCAAATTCCGATTTGAACCATTCTTGTTGTTTTTTTGCGTTTTCAGTGTCGCCACCGAGAATTTCAATTTCCACTTTGTCTGTTCCAAGTGCTGCCAGACCTTTTTTCCAATATTCTTGTGCTTCTTCAACGTTATATGCAGAGAATTCACCGCTGTAATCACGGAAATCTTTTCCATCCGCATCAAAAGTAAAGTCATCTGCAACTAGGAAGTTAGCAGCAATAGAACCATTAGCAAGTATTGCATCTGCTAACTCTTCTTTGTTGAAGGCTCTTGCGAATGCTTTACGAATGTCAGCATTTGCAAGTGGTGTAGCTTTACCGTTACGTTCTTGATTCAGTTTAAAGTAGAATACAGATGTTTCAAGCTCATTGATGATATTTGGATCATCAGCAAATTGCATTGCATATTCAGCAGAAAGTAGTACACGGTCTTTCTTGCCTTGTTCATATAATTTTACACCTGTTGCAGTTTCTTTAACGACGTCAACAATGATTTCTTCAAGTTTTACAGTATCAGCATCCCAATACTTGTCATTTTTAACATATTTCCAGTTACCAGTACCATCCCAATCAGCTAATGAGAATGGACCGTTATAGATCATTGCTTCAGAGTTAGTTGCATATTTATCACCCTGAGCAGTTACGAATTCTTCGTTAAGTGGGTAGAATGTACCGAAAGACATAAGTGATAGGAAGTAAGCAACTGGACGTTCAAGTTCAACGATAAGTGTTTTATCGTCTTCTGCTTTAATTCCAAGATCTGCAATTTCTGCAGTTCCTTCACCGATTTCAGTTGCGTTTTTAATCATGCCTGCCATCAAATATGGTCCGTAAGGTGAACCAGTATCCGGATCGACTGCGCGCTGCCAAGCATATACAAAGTCATGCGCAGTTACAGGTGTTCCATCAGACCATTGTGCATCACGGATTTTGAATGTGTATGTCAATCCATCTTCACTGATTTCAGGTTCTCCATCTGCCATAGCAGGTACTGGAAGACTGTCTTGGTCAAGACGGTAAAGTCCTTCCATAATGTTGTTCAGTACGTTGAAACCTACAGCATCTTCTGAAATTGATGAGTCAATAGAAGGAATCTCTGCTGTTTCAATCAGATTCAGAACTTGCGCCACTTCTTCATTAGCTGGTTCTTCTGTAGTTCCTTTGTCCTCTTCTTTGTCTTTTACCGGTTCAGTAGTGCCTGCTTCTTCTTTGTCGCCGCACGCTGCTAAGAACACGCTAAGTACAAGCATGATACTAATTAGCCACATAAATTTGTGGTTTTTCAAATCGATGACCTCCTCAAAATTGTCTGAAAACTAGGTACATTTATATTATACAATGATTCTCACAGTTGTACATACCTTTTTGAAATTTTCTAGTGTAATAGAACAGCGTTATATAGACAAAGCCTGCATTGACAACGCTTACAACGATAAATTAATTCATATTTTTTATTGATATACTTCTGTTATATTGATTTTTCCTTACCAATACTTTACTATTACTTTGGAACGGGGTGGAAATATGAAGAAAATAGTTAGGAATATTCTGATTGCACATGTAATAATTATTCTGCTTATTCTACTCTATTTTAAAGAGCTCACTTTACTCTCTTATATAAACGCATCTTTCATCGTTGGAGGCGTACTAACATTTCTTGGTCTGGTCTCTTTCGTTTTTTCAACCGGATTTTTCGATGTATTTACCGTTAGCATGAGAAAAGTAGTTACACCTAAACGTCGGATGGATGATGTTATGGCGATGCGGAAGCCTTCAGAAGTTTTTTCAGGAAACGTAAGTCCAATGCTCGGAAGCGGTACACTCATTCTTATTATGATGGGAATCGCGCTCCTTATTTTTTATATTTAAGGAGCAAGCCTATTGCATTTTCCCAGTGTAAGATTTATAATTATTAGAAACATTTAGAGCGAATGGCAATGACGGAAAAAAGTATTTCAGTATCAGTCTTTCAGAGAGCCTGTGGGTGGTGCAAACAGGTAGACTGAACCGAAAGAATGGGATCCCGAGCTTGATAAGCGAACCTTTTGAGCTAATTCAAAGTATATGGACTTTTTGAATTAGCCCTAAAGAAGCTCGTCACGTCCCCCGCGTTATGGGAATCAGAGTGGCCTTCGGGCAATTCGGGTGGTACCACGGTTGATCAAACATCAGTCGTCCCTTTTTTTACGGGGACGGCTGATGTTTTTTTTGCGCCTACAGCATGTAGGTGTGCAACCATTGCCGGGGTCAGCAGGATGCTGATCATGTAGTCGTTGCGACAGGACGTTGCGTTCTTAGACTACCTTCCGTTATCGGCGTACTTTGGTTGCCTTCCATAGTGGCGAACTTAAGCCGCCTTCCATCGGAGCTTTTTCATCATATTAGGTAGCCTTAACAATTTATTTTATCCATCAAACAGGAGGAGTTTTTCAAAATGAAAACCATTTTTTCAGGCGTACAGCCGACAGGAACAGTAACACTTGGCAACTACATCGGTGCCTTCCGTCAATTTACAGAGTTACAAAATGACTATCAATGCCTATTTTGTATTGTCGATCAGCATGCTATCACAGTTCAGCAGGATCCAGTGGAATTGGCAAAAACAATCCGTTCTCTTGCTGCAATCTATATTGCAAGTGGAATCGATCCAGAGAAAGCGGTATTGTTTATCCAATCAGAAGTCCCTGCACACGCGCAAGCAGGCTGGATGATGCAATGTATTGCTTATATCGGTGAACTTGAGCGTATGACGCAGTTCAAAGATAAATCAGATGGGAAAGAGGGCGTTTCTTCGGCGCTTCTGACATATCCACCACTTATGGCTGCTGACATCCTTCTATATAACACTAATATCGTCCCGGTTGGCGATGACCAAAAGCAGCATCTTGAATTGACGCGTGATCTAGCAGAGCGGTTCAATAAAAGGTTCGGCGGTATCTTGACGATTCCAGAAGTCAGAATTCCAAAGAATGGTGCACGCATTAAGTCACTCCAAGATCCGTTAAAGAAAATGAGTAAATCTGATCCTAATAAAAAAGGGACTATCTCGCTACTTGATACACCCAAAGAAATCGAGAAAAAGATTAAAAGCGCAGTAACAGATTCTGAAGGCATCGTGAAATACGACGTTGAAAATAAACCAGGTGTATCGAATCTATTGACAATTGAATCAGCGTTAAGTGATGTTTCAATTGAAGATCTTGTTGTGAAATATGATGGACTTGGATATGGCGCATTTAAAGCTGGCGTAGCCGAAGCCGTCATCAACCATCTATCACCTATCCAAGAGAGATACTACGTACTTTTGGATTCGCCTGTCCTAGATGAAATTTTGGATGAAGGCGCAGTGAAAGCAAATGCGATTGCAGCTGTCACTCTCGGGAAGATGGAAGTCGCGATGGGACTCGGACGTAGACGGTAAGAATAATCATGATTGTTGCTACGACGAATAACGCAAAATCTGCCGTATGTATTATAAAATAAATGATTTGATACCAGTCGTAACCGAATGATCTGTAATTAAAATAAAATATTATTTGTGAAACAGTAACAACAATTAGCCCATAACTAATTAGAAATAAAAATATGCGTGTCATTAGCATCGTCCTTTTGATTTTCTTTGATTATATGACAGCATGGCCCCCTTTTAGACGAAGGGGGCCATTTAATTTGAAAAGATAGTACTTTGAATGTGGCGGGGTGGGTTGGCGCATTGCGGAACTCTGAGGACAAACTTCGGTACTGTGAGGGCTAATTACCAAACTGTCAGGGCAATCCACGAAACTGGGAGCGCATCGCAAAACTCTGAGGGCAAACTTCCGCACTGTGAGGGCAAATCATCAAACTGTCAGGGCAATCCACGAAACTGTGATGGCATCGCGAAAATCTGAGGGCAAACTTCCATACTGTAAGGACAAATCGCCAAACTGTCAGGGCAAGCCAAGAAACTGGGAGCGCATCACTAAACTCTGAGGGCAAACTTCCATACTGTAAGGGCTAATCGCCAAACTATCAGGGCAAGCCGCGAATCTTTCTGAACAAGCCCAAAACTACATAAACAAAAAGACGCCCCAGTAAACTGGAACGTCCTGCCAAATTAAACTTATACTTTTTTGAATACGAGTGATGCGTTATGTCCGCCGAAACCGAGTGAGTTGCTCATAGCGTACGTAATGTCCGCTTTGCGCGCACCTTCAGTTACATAGTCGAGATCACACTCAGGATCTGGATTCACAAAATTCATTGTCGGTGGCAGGATTCCTTCTTGCAATGCCTTCACCGTGAAGATTGCTTCCAATCCGCCTGCTGCGCCGAGCAAATGGCCTGTCATTGATTTTGTTGAGCTCATCGTGAGTTTATAAGCGTGTTCGCCGAAAACTGTTTTCGCTGCCATTGTTTCGAATTGGTCGTTATATGGCGTGCTCGTTCCGTGAGCATTAATATAATCGATTTCATCTGGACTGATACCACTTTGCTCAATCGCCTGTTGCATCGCGCGTGCGCCACCTTCGCCCCCAGGAGCTGGAGCCGTAATATGGTGCGCATCACCTGTTGCACCATAGCCGGTTAGTTCAGCGTAAATTTTCGCACCGCGTGCAATTGCATGCTCGTACTCTTCAAGGATTAAGATACCAGCTCCTTCTCCAATTACAAAACCGTCACGTTCTTTATCAAATGGACGTGATGCGGTTGCAGGGTCGGGGTTTAACGACAATGCTGTATTCGCACAAAAACCAGCAACTGCCATTGTTGTGATTGGCGCTTCTGCTCCGCCAGTAATCATAACGTCAGCATCACCGCGGCGAATAACTTCAAATGCATCTCCTATCGAGTTCGTGCCTGATGCACAAGCTGTTACGGTACAAGAGTTAATGCCTTTTGCTCCGTGATAAATCGATACTTGGCCCGCTGCCATATCGGGAATCATCATTGGTACGAAAAACGGGCTAACACGTCGATAGCCTTTCTCTTGGAACGTTAGAAACTGTTGCTCATGCGTTTCCATACCACCGATGCCTGAACCAATCCAGACACCCGTGCGAAGAGCTAAATCTCCTTCAAGTTCAAGATTTGCATCTTTCATTGCCATAATCGATGCCGCAAGTGCGTAATGCGTGAATCGATCCATTTTACGCGCGTCTTTCCGAGAGATATATTGTTCTATATCAAAATCTTTCACTTCTGCTGCCACTTTTACAGGAAACTTATCACTGTCAAGTCTTGTTAGTGGTCCGATTCCAGATTTCCCTTCCAAGACCGCTTTCCAAGACTCCTCCGCTGAATTCCCGACTGGAGAAATTGCCCCTATACCTGTTACTACTACACGTTTTATTCCCATATGTGAAAACTTCCCTTCTATTCTATAAAGACTGACGCTTCTTGTCACTTTTCATACACTACAAAACATGTGTACTTTTTTATTTTCCCCACTTAATGCATATTGCGCCCCAAGTGAGACCTCCGCCGAATCCAACCATGACAATAACGTCATCATCTTTCACTCTGCCTTCAGCTAGATCATCGACAAGTGAAATTGGAATGGACGCGGCAGATGTATTGCCATATTTATGGATTGTCTTGGACATTTTTTCTACTGGTAAACCTAGTCGTTCACGAGAAGATTCCATAATTCGTATATTCGCTTGGTGCG from the Sporosarcina psychrophila genome contains:
- the opp3C gene encoding oligopeptide ABC transporter permease, with protein sequence MTTNMKKLPKDSFERITIDSSHAEKISKPSLSFWQDAWLRIRKNKAAIVSMFILVFIVFMAFAGPFMVEHDPEDVKVAHASLPPKIPGLEKLGIFDGEGKLGSKTVNLYELKKVEVNYWFGTDSLGRDLFSRLWKGTQISLLIAFVAAIIDVVIGVIYGGISGYYGGRTDDVMQRIVEVLIGVPTLVIVILMIMIMDPGILSIIIAISITGWIGMSRIVRGQVLKYKTQEFVLAAKTLGASDTRIISKHLLPNIMAIIVINMMFTIPTAIFFEAFLSFIGLGLQAPNASLGTLINDGYKFIEYQPHILFFPAVVISLLMIAFNLIGDGLRDALDPKMKD
- the opp3b gene encoding oligopeptide ABC transporter permease produces the protein MAKYITKRVIYMFLSLFLIASFTFVLMKLLPGSPLASAAKLSVEQREVVYEKYGLNDPIPVQYARYMGNLAKGDFGVSFQYKNADVTTLIVKKLKYSAILGSQALIFGTLIGIILGMIAALKQNTVWDYGSTIIAILGISIPSFVFAVLLQYVFAVWLGVLPVGLWEGWKSSILPSIALAMGPIAIAARFIRTEMIEVLSSDYILLAKAKGANWFEIAFKHAFRNALIPLITVLGPVAAGLLTGSLVVEQIFAIPGIGEQFVKSINSNDFAVIMGTTMFFSVFLIVIILIVDILYGVIDPRIRLSGGSK
- a CDS encoding peptide ABC transporter substrate-binding protein is translated as MKNHKFMWLISIMLVLSVFLAACGDKEEAGTTEPVKDKEEDKGTTEEPANEEVAQVLNLIETAEIPSIDSSISEDAVGFNVLNNIMEGLYRLDQDSLPVPAMADGEPEISEDGLTYTFKIRDAQWSDGTPVTAHDFVYAWQRAVDPDTGSPYGPYLMAGMIKNATEIGEGTAEIADLGIKAEDDKTLIVELERPVAYFLSLMSFGTFYPLNEEFVTAQGDKYATNSEAMIYNGPFSLADWDGTGNWKYVKNDKYWDADTVKLEEIIVDVVKETATGVKLYEQGKKDRVLLSAEYAMQFADDPNIINELETSVFYFKLNQERNGKATPLANADIRKAFARAFNKEELADAILANGSIAANFLVADDFTFDADGKDFRDYSGEFSAYNVEEAQEYWKKGLAALGTDKVEIEILGGDTENAKKQQEWFKSEFERNLPGLTIKLKEVPFAVRLELDDTSDYDVQSAGWGPDFQDPISFMELFVTGSPQNKMNYSNPEYDKLIESTKTTIATDPVARFEAFAKAEKILLEDDAGLVPQYQRGRMVLMNPAVKGLATHPFGGDYSYKWTYMEAAEK
- a CDS encoding DUF3899 domain-containing protein, coding for MKKIVRNILIAHVIIILLILLYFKELTLLSYINASFIVGGVLTFLGLVSFVFSTGFFDVFTVSMRKVVTPKRRMDDVMAMRKPSEVFSGNVSPMLGSGTLILIMMGIALLIFYI
- the trpS gene encoding tryptophan--tRNA ligase, with product MKTIFSGVQPTGTVTLGNYIGAFRQFTELQNDYQCLFCIVDQHAITVQQDPVELAKTIRSLAAIYIASGIDPEKAVLFIQSEVPAHAQAGWMMQCIAYIGELERMTQFKDKSDGKEGVSSALLTYPPLMAADILLYNTNIVPVGDDQKQHLELTRDLAERFNKRFGGILTIPEVRIPKNGARIKSLQDPLKKMSKSDPNKKGTISLLDTPKEIEKKIKSAVTDSEGIVKYDVENKPGVSNLLTIESALSDVSIEDLVVKYDGLGYGAFKAGVAEAVINHLSPIQERYYVLLDSPVLDEILDEGAVKANAIAAVTLGKMEVAMGLGRRR
- the fabF gene encoding beta-ketoacyl-ACP synthase II; amino-acid sequence: MGIKRVVVTGIGAISPVGNSAEESWKAVLEGKSGIGPLTRLDSDKFPVKVAAEVKDFDIEQYISRKDARKMDRFTHYALAASIMAMKDANLELEGDLALRTGVWIGSGIGGMETHEQQFLTFQEKGYRRVSPFFVPMMIPDMAAGQVSIYHGAKGINSCTVTACASGTNSIGDAFEVIRRGDADVMITGGAEAPITTMAVAGFCANTALSLNPDPATASRPFDKERDGFVIGEGAGILILEEYEHAIARGAKIYAELTGYGATGDAHHITAPAPGGEGGARAMQQAIEQSGISPDEIDYINAHGTSTPYNDQFETMAAKTVFGEHAYKLTMSSTKSMTGHLLGAAGGLEAIFTVKALQEGILPPTMNFVNPDPECDLDYVTEGARKADITYAMSNSLGFGGHNASLVFKKV